From the genome of Psychroserpens ponticola, one region includes:
- a CDS encoding T9SS type A sorting domain-containing protein, which translates to MRQFYFFLLLAFLSLNANAQLTYVPDDNFEQALINLGYDSGPLDDFVPTINISGVSILNVDDKGISDLTGIEDFAALTELRCYTNSIANLDVSANTQLIYLDCSANSLTSLDVSSNTQLQFLNCGINAIMILNLNQNSLLSNFYATNNQLTALSIRNGAGNIITNFNTINNPNLTCIQVDNATYSTNNWTDIDMQSSFSEDCHYGETYVPDDNFEQALIDLGYDAGALDDYVPTANINTVGTLSVSNKGISDLTGIEDFEDLTTLFCGINLLTSLDVSNNAQLSYLNCSFNSNLTNLDVSANQALTTLSCDLTGLNSLDVSTNIALTVLRCDSNNLTSIDISTNTALATLSCQSNNLSSLNLVNNPFLEILNCNNNDLIGLNLKNGNNTIITDFDAIGNPNLTCIQVEDAAYSTTNWTNIDAQTSFSEDCYYNDTYVPDDNFEQALIDLGYDSGPLDNYVLTANINTLTSLDVSNKSISDLTGIEDFVALIVLQCNGNNLASMDFSNNTLLETLYCYGNNSTSLEISNNISLKLLSCHSNNFTDLDTSNNVALESLSTFTGNLISLDLSNNTSLNYLKCSNNNLTSINVQNGNNAIITTFDTIGNPNLTCIEVNDATYSTTNWTDIDAQTSFSEDCHYGETYVPDDNFEQALIDLGYDTGVLDDYVPTANINTVTNLNVDSNSISDLTGIEGFVALTDLSCYNNSLSSLDVSSNTALTFLVCSFNSLSSLDISSNTALTFLACHSNSLTSIDVSNNTALESLSCTNNSISSLDVSTNTALRFLFCHDNSINSLDISNNIALVSLFCYDNNLTGLDLINNTLLEYLDCNNNNLISLNIKNGNNTIITTFNATGNPNLSCIEVDDAAYSTTNWTNVDMASIFSEDCATLSLESINEHTFSVYPNPVNNELNISSTTNGHYNILNVNGQTLKQGVLVNGNNNINLSQLKSGLYFLNIKNDTGSILKKVIKK; encoded by the coding sequence ATGAGACAGTTTTACTTTTTTCTTTTGTTGGCTTTTTTAAGCTTAAATGCCAATGCGCAACTCACCTATGTTCCAGATGATAACTTTGAACAAGCTTTAATAAATTTAGGCTACGATTCTGGTCCTTTAGATGATTTTGTTCCAACTATTAATATAAGTGGAGTTAGTATTTTAAATGTTGATGATAAAGGAATTTCTGATCTAACAGGAATTGAAGATTTTGCAGCATTAACCGAATTGAGGTGTTATACCAACAGCATTGCAAATCTAGATGTCTCAGCCAATACACAACTTATATATTTAGATTGCAGTGCCAACAGTTTAACGTCTTTAGATGTATCAAGTAATACGCAGTTACAATTTTTGAACTGTGGCATAAATGCTATTATGATTTTAAATCTGAACCAAAATTCGTTGCTATCAAATTTTTATGCTACTAATAATCAACTTACTGCATTAAGTATCAGAAATGGAGCTGGTAATATCATTACAAATTTTAATACCATAAACAACCCAAACTTAACGTGTATTCAAGTTGATAACGCAACTTACAGTACTAATAATTGGACAGATATTGATATGCAATCAAGTTTTAGTGAAGACTGTCATTATGGAGAAACCTATGTGCCAGATGATAATTTTGAACAGGCTTTAATAGATTTAGGATATGATGCTGGTGCTTTAGATGATTATGTTCCAACGGCTAATATAAACACCGTTGGTACTTTAAGTGTTAGTAATAAAGGTATATCTGATCTTACAGGTATTGAAGATTTTGAAGATCTAACGACTTTGTTTTGTGGTATTAACCTTTTGACAAGTCTAGATGTAAGTAATAATGCTCAACTCTCGTATTTAAATTGTAGTTTTAATAGCAATTTAACAAATTTAGATGTTAGCGCTAATCAAGCATTAACAACTTTATCTTGCGATCTTACTGGATTAAATAGTTTAGATGTTAGTACCAATATTGCCCTAACAGTTTTACGTTGTGACTCTAATAATCTAACAAGTATAGATATTAGTACAAATACAGCATTAGCAACTTTATCATGCCAATCTAATAATTTAAGCAGTTTAAATTTAGTAAATAACCCTTTCTTAGAAATTTTAAATTGTAATAATAACGACTTAATTGGTTTAAATCTTAAAAACGGAAACAATACAATTATTACAGATTTTGATGCAATAGGAAACCCAAACTTAACGTGTATTCAAGTTGAAGATGCAGCTTACAGTACTACAAATTGGACAAACATTGATGCACAAACCAGTTTTAGTGAAGATTGCTATTACAATGACACCTATGTTCCAGATGATAATTTTGAACAAGCCTTAATTGATTTAGGGTATGATTCTGGTCCTTTAGACAACTATGTGCTAACTGCTAATATTAATACATTGACTTCCTTAGATGTTAGCAATAAGAGTATTTCTGACTTAACAGGAATTGAAGATTTTGTGGCACTAATAGTTTTACAATGTAATGGTAATAATTTAGCAAGTATGGATTTTTCTAACAACACTTTATTAGAAACTTTATACTGTTATGGTAATAATTCAACGAGTTTAGAAATCTCTAATAATATATCATTAAAACTTTTATCCTGCCATTCTAACAATTTCACAGATTTAGATACATCTAATAACGTGGCATTAGAGTCTTTATCTACATTCACAGGTAATTTAATAAGCTTAGATCTCTCAAATAATACATCATTAAATTATTTAAAATGTAGCAATAATAATTTAACAAGTATAAATGTCCAAAATGGAAATAATGCAATCATTACCACTTTTGATACTATCGGAAACCCAAACTTAACATGTATTGAGGTAAACGATGCAACCTACAGCACTACCAACTGGACAGATATTGATGCGCAAACTAGCTTTAGTGAAGATTGCCATTATGGAGAAACTTACGTTCCAGATGATAATTTTGAACAAGCCTTAATCGATTTAGGGTATGATACAGGTGTTTTAGATGATTATGTCCCAACCGCAAATATTAATACAGTTACAAACTTAAATGTTGATAGTAATAGCATTTCAGATCTAACAGGAATTGAAGGCTTTGTTGCGTTAACAGATTTGTCTTGTTATAATAATAGTTTAAGCAGTTTAGATGTTAGCTCCAATACAGCATTAACGTTTTTAGTCTGTAGTTTTAATAGTTTAAGTAGTTTAGATATCAGCTCTAATACAGCATTAACGTTTTTGGCTTGTCATAGCAATAGTTTAACAAGCATAGATGTTAGTAACAATACAGCATTAGAGTCTTTATCTTGTACTAATAATAGCATAAGCAGTTTGGATGTTAGTACCAATACAGCCTTAAGATTTTTATTTTGTCATGATAATAGTATAAATAGCCTAGATATTAGTAACAATATAGCATTAGTGAGTTTGTTTTGTTATGATAATAATTTAACAGGTTTAGATCTCATAAATAATACATTGTTAGAATACCTTGATTGTAATAATAATAATTTAATAAGTCTAAATATCAAAAATGGAAATAACACAATTATTACAACTTTTAATGCTACAGGAAACCCAAATTTATCCTGTATCGAAGTAGACGATGCAGCATATAGTACTACTAATTGGACAAATGTAGACATGGCATCCATTTTTAGTGAAGATTGTGCAACCTTATCATTAGAATCTATAAATGAGCACACGTTTTCAGTCTATCCAAATCCAGTAAACAATGAATTAAATATTTCATCTACAACGAATGGACACTACAATATTTTAAATGTTAACGGACAAACATTAAAACAAGGTGTCTTAGTGAATGGGAATAATAATATTAATCTATCTCAATTAAAATCTGGATTGTATTTTCTAAATATAAAAAACGATACAGGTTCAATACTTAAAAAAGTAATTAAAAAGTAA
- a CDS encoding LytR/AlgR family response regulator transcription factor has translation MKSIYIVEDEPIIARTIKTALEQEGYTICGMANNGKEALYDIDELQPDLVLLDITLKGTVDGITVAEKLQKTSNIPYVFLTSLTDSETTERVKLTKPAGFISKPFTIASLRNNIEIALFKLNEDATIETETTVDDEALFIKNKSEFIKLSKADILFFEASDFYCYAHTLDRKILISRTLKYVETNINDSTFIRVHRSYIINIKKIDALYDGYLTINKKTIPVSKSNKDKLLNSLSLL, from the coding sequence ATGAAATCTATATATATAGTTGAAGACGAACCTATTATTGCTAGAACAATAAAAACAGCTCTAGAGCAAGAAGGGTATACCATTTGCGGCATGGCTAATAACGGAAAGGAGGCTTTGTATGATATTGATGAACTACAACCTGATTTAGTATTGCTTGATATCACTTTGAAAGGAACCGTTGATGGCATTACTGTAGCTGAAAAACTTCAGAAAACGTCTAATATTCCGTATGTGTTTTTAACATCACTTACAGATTCTGAAACTACAGAACGTGTAAAATTAACCAAACCTGCAGGTTTTATAAGTAAACCATTCACTATCGCAAGTTTGCGTAACAATATTGAAATTGCATTGTTTAAATTAAATGAAGATGCAACAATTGAAACTGAAACTACAGTTGATGATGAGGCTCTATTCATAAAAAACAAAAGTGAATTCATCAAACTAAGTAAAGCTGATATTCTTTTTTTTGAAGCTTCAGATTTTTACTGTTATGCGCATACATTAGATCGAAAAATTTTAATCAGTAGAACATTAAAATATGTTGAAACTAATATTAACGATTCAACATTTATAAGAGTTCATCGATCCTACATCATCAACATCAAAAAAATTGATGCCTTATATGATGGTTATTTGACCATTAATAAAAAAACCATTCCTGTGAGTAAATCTAATAAGGATAAATTGCTCAATTCGTTGTCATTGTTGTAA
- a CDS encoding tetratricopeptide repeat-containing sensor histidine kinase, producing MKYKISLIFTLSFSLFLFSQQETNKLNKAADSIIQNLDKLQTNQERISNLTGFAGKYRYVTDTKKLLDKALEISTDLNQKEFLAQSYYSLGNYYYFNSELDSALIYNEKANDYLKDGDFHFLQAKILNSKGTIYRKKGNVVLAISTMLESKNLMDKIDTLTFTEAEKYQFKGQNLVLNNSLANFYNQMEDYEKAFIYYDNAYEAALKLNAIVNAGVIISNKGESFLNSGHINEAISASERGKELKIEGKAHPRLIANSDLKIGLAYSKNGEYVKALQFLNNAHDYYVDNQLDGKLALALNYRGELFLEQKDYLNAKSDCESSKKLAKEQSDLEAYMNACNCLYKTNKQLNLIEASLINHEDYLKAKDSLFNEKNIKKQTQLEMEYAFKVEQDLQKLEAEKNEKQRKLYLSFAIIGLIIASLLTFLYSKNRSKSKLLATQKNLLEKTVGEKNMLLKETHHRVKNSFQIVSGLLFLQSSTIKDKAASKALQETQNRINSMAVLHQKLYKQDHTSGIDCKDYITALMTDILSSYSLPNIEKKLMVEPIIMDIEVVTSLGLIINELVTNSLKYAFSDEQTNSYIEISLKKNNDDVVLEVIDNGNGISEGSDKKDTLGLSLVRDLSEKINGKISFESLQNTDPKGTKVSIVLNESDIL from the coding sequence TTGAAGTATAAGATATCGCTAATTTTTACGCTTAGTTTTTCTTTGTTTTTGTTTTCACAACAAGAAACAAATAAACTAAATAAAGCGGCAGATTCCATAATTCAGAATTTAGATAAACTACAAACGAATCAAGAACGAATTAGTAATTTAACTGGATTTGCTGGAAAATATAGATATGTTACTGACACCAAAAAGTTACTTGATAAAGCTTTAGAAATTTCAACCGATTTAAATCAAAAAGAATTTTTAGCGCAATCGTATTATTCACTTGGAAACTATTATTACTTCAATTCTGAATTAGATTCCGCATTAATATATAATGAAAAGGCTAATGATTATTTAAAAGATGGAGATTTCCATTTTTTGCAAGCCAAAATTCTAAATTCAAAAGGCACTATTTATCGAAAAAAAGGAAATGTTGTTTTAGCAATTTCTACAATGCTAGAATCAAAAAACTTAATGGATAAGATAGATACTTTGACTTTTACTGAAGCTGAAAAATATCAATTTAAAGGTCAGAATTTAGTGTTAAATAATTCTTTAGCAAATTTTTATAATCAAATGGAAGATTATGAAAAGGCTTTCATTTATTACGATAATGCCTATGAAGCTGCTTTAAAGCTTAACGCTATTGTAAATGCTGGTGTAATTATTTCTAATAAAGGCGAGTCATTTTTAAATTCAGGACATATTAATGAAGCTATAAGTGCATCAGAGCGAGGAAAAGAATTAAAAATTGAAGGAAAAGCACATCCCAGATTAATTGCTAATTCCGATTTAAAAATTGGTCTTGCTTATTCAAAAAATGGTGAATATGTTAAAGCATTACAGTTTCTAAATAATGCTCATGATTATTATGTCGATAATCAACTTGATGGTAAACTTGCCTTAGCATTAAATTATAGAGGAGAATTGTTTTTAGAACAAAAAGACTATCTCAACGCAAAAAGTGATTGTGAATCTTCAAAAAAATTAGCAAAAGAACAAAGCGATTTAGAAGCGTATATGAATGCTTGTAACTGTTTATATAAAACCAATAAACAACTAAATTTGATTGAAGCCTCACTCATTAATCATGAAGATTACCTCAAAGCCAAGGACTCACTTTTCAATGAGAAAAATATAAAAAAGCAAACCCAACTCGAAATGGAATATGCATTTAAAGTTGAACAAGATTTACAAAAACTTGAAGCAGAAAAAAATGAGAAACAGCGTAAATTGTACTTGTCTTTTGCAATAATAGGTTTGATTATCGCATCGTTACTAACATTTTTATATTCAAAAAACCGGTCTAAAAGTAAATTGTTGGCAACTCAAAAAAACTTGTTAGAAAAAACTGTTGGCGAAAAAAACATGCTGCTTAAAGAAACGCACCATCGTGTTAAAAATAGTTTTCAGATTGTGTCTGGATTACTGTTCTTACAATCATCCACTATAAAAGATAAAGCCGCTTCAAAAGCATTGCAAGAAACACAAAACAGAATTAATTCTATGGCTGTTTTGCATCAAAAATTATATAAGCAAGATCACACGTCTGGAATAGATTGTAAAGATTATATCACAGCTTTAATGACTGATATTTTGTCATCTTATAGTCTTCCGAATATCGAAAAAAAGCTAATGGTCGAACCTATAATTATGGATATTGAAGTAGTGACATCATTAGGTTTAATTATTAATGAACTGGTTACTAATAGTTTGAAGTATGCCTTTTCAGATGAACAAACCAATAGCTATATCGAAATTTCATTGAAAAAAAACAATGACGATGTTGTTTTAGAAGTTATTGATAATGGCAATGGTATTTCAGAAGGTAGCGATAAAAAAGATACACTTGGCTTATCCTTAGTCAGAGATTTGTCAGAAAAAATAAACGGAAAAATTAGTTTCGAGTCGTTACAAAATACAGATCCAAAAGGTACAAAAGTGAGTATAGTTTTAAACGAAAGTGATATATTATAA
- a CDS encoding Bax inhibitor-1/YccA family protein has product MEHQIQERVLLNELSEVDRVAFYKKTYSHVAGGVLVFILFEYLLLQSETIVDFALSMTEGYRWLIMLGGFMFATNYAERMALNSPNKGTQYLAYGLYILAEAFIFVPLIYIAAFYMESGPEILNQAAIVTLALFTGLSAVVFLTKKDFSFLKTGLTIGFFIAIGLIIAGTLFGFNLGLWFSVAMCLLAGGSILYQTSNLINKYTTEDYIPAALGLFASLMLLFWYILSIFMSRD; this is encoded by the coding sequence ATGGAACATCAAATTCAAGAACGTGTCTTACTCAATGAACTATCTGAAGTAGATCGTGTCGCATTTTATAAAAAAACGTATAGCCATGTCGCTGGAGGTGTACTCGTTTTTATCCTCTTTGAATATTTGTTATTGCAAAGTGAAACCATAGTTGATTTTGCATTATCAATGACTGAAGGGTATCGTTGGTTAATCATGCTTGGTGGATTTATGTTTGCTACCAATTACGCTGAACGAATGGCATTAAATTCACCAAATAAAGGCACTCAGTATTTAGCTTACGGACTTTACATTTTAGCCGAAGCTTTTATTTTTGTACCACTTATTTATATTGCTGCATTCTATATGGAATCTGGTCCTGAGATTTTAAATCAGGCTGCTATTGTGACTTTAGCGTTATTTACAGGATTGTCGGCAGTTGTGTTTCTAACGAAGAAAGATTTTTCGTTTTTGAAAACAGGATTAACAATAGGTTTTTTTATTGCTATAGGTTTAATTATTGCAGGAACGCTTTTCGGATTTAATCTCGGCTTATGGTTTTCTGTTGCCATGTGTTTATTAGCTGGTGGATCTATCTTATATCAAACCTCTAATTTGATAAATAAATATACTACCGAAGATTATATACCTGCTGCCTTAGGCTTATTTGCATCATTAATGTTGCTATTTTGGTACATACTAAGTATTTTTATGTCTAGAGATTAA
- a CDS encoding zinc metallopeptidase — protein sequence MMGYYILIGAIALVSWLVSNQLKRKFTKYSKVQLRNGMSGREIAEKMLADNGIGDVEVISVSGQLTDHYNPKNKTVNLSEAVYNQKNAAAAAVAAHEVGHAVQHATAYSALGMRSALVPIVSVTSGMSQWLVIGGLVLGAAAGVGMGYWVAVAGLVFMGFATLFSFITLPVEYDASNRALAWLKAKNMVTPEEYKGSEDALKWAARTYLVAAIGALASLLYWALQVFGGRD from the coding sequence ATGATGGGATACTATATACTAATTGGAGCTATAGCTTTAGTTAGTTGGTTAGTGAGCAATCAATTAAAACGAAAGTTTACCAAATATTCTAAAGTGCAATTAAGAAATGGCATGAGTGGAAGAGAAATTGCTGAAAAAATGCTGGCAGATAATGGTATAGGTGATGTTGAAGTGATTTCAGTGTCAGGTCAATTAACAGATCATTACAATCCGAAAAACAAAACAGTAAACTTAAGTGAAGCTGTATATAATCAAAAAAATGCAGCTGCAGCAGCTGTAGCAGCTCACGAGGTTGGTCATGCCGTTCAACATGCAACTGCTTACAGTGCATTAGGAATGCGTTCAGCTTTAGTACCAATTGTTAGTGTCACTTCTGGAATGTCTCAATGGTTAGTTATTGGTGGTTTAGTTCTTGGAGCTGCTGCTGGTGTTGGAATGGGTTATTGGGTCGCTGTTGCTGGTTTAGTATTTATGGGATTTGCAACCTTATTCAGTTTTATAACCTTGCCAGTCGAATATGATGCAAGCAATAGAGCACTTGCTTGGTTGAAAGCAAAAAACATGGTTACACCAGAAGAATATAAAGGTTCTGAAGATGCCTTGAAATGGGCAGCAAGAACCTATTTAGTTGCCGCAATTGGAGCACTTGCTTCATTATTGTATTGGGCACTTCAAGTGTTTGGAGGTCGAGATTAA
- the ald gene encoding alanine dehydrogenase, which produces MIIGVPKEIKNNENRVGMTPAGVFELTKNNHKVFVQKNAGFGSGFLDQDYKDVGAIILETIQEVYASSDMIVKVKEPIEEEYPLITSKHVVFTYFHFASSEILTKEMLKNKSVCIAYETVEDKDGSLPLLTPMSEVAGRMAIQQGAKYLEKPIKGRGVLLGGVPGVPPGRVLVLGAGIVGIQAAKMAAGLGAHVTIMDINMKQLRYVNDVMPNHVVTEFSSEYNIRKRIKDHDLIIGGVLIKGAKAPKLITRDMLKEMRPGTVVVDVAVDQGGCIETTKATTHEDPTYIIDDVVHYCVANMPGAVPYTSTLALTNVTLPYVLRLANLGWQKACEQDETLAKGLNIVKGKIVYEEIAEAFNWNIDAM; this is translated from the coding sequence ATGATCATCGGAGTTCCTAAAGAAATTAAAAATAATGAAAACAGAGTTGGAATGACTCCTGCTGGAGTTTTCGAATTAACTAAAAATAATCACAAAGTATTTGTGCAAAAAAATGCAGGCTTTGGAAGTGGTTTTTTAGATCAAGATTATAAAGATGTTGGTGCAATAATTCTAGAGACCATTCAGGAGGTATATGCATCTAGCGACATGATCGTCAAAGTAAAAGAACCTATTGAAGAAGAATATCCTTTAATTACTTCAAAACATGTCGTTTTCACCTACTTTCATTTTGCATCAAGTGAAATTTTGACAAAGGAAATGCTTAAAAACAAATCGGTTTGTATTGCTTATGAAACTGTAGAAGATAAAGATGGTTCATTACCTTTATTAACACCAATGTCTGAAGTTGCTGGACGTATGGCAATTCAACAAGGTGCTAAATATTTAGAAAAACCAATCAAAGGACGAGGCGTTTTGCTTGGAGGTGTTCCTGGTGTTCCGCCTGGAAGAGTTTTGGTTTTAGGTGCTGGAATTGTTGGAATTCAAGCCGCTAAAATGGCAGCAGGTTTAGGAGCACATGTGACCATAATGGATATCAATATGAAACAATTGAGATATGTCAATGATGTGATGCCAAACCACGTTGTTACTGAGTTTTCTAGTGAGTATAATATTAGAAAACGTATTAAAGATCATGATTTAATTATTGGAGGTGTATTGATAAAAGGAGCAAAAGCGCCAAAGCTTATTACACGTGATATGTTAAAAGAGATGCGACCTGGAACTGTGGTTGTTGATGTTGCTGTAGATCAAGGTGGTTGTATAGAAACGACCAAGGCGACGACTCACGAAGATCCAACTTATATTATTGATGATGTCGTTCATTATTGTGTGGCGAATATGCCTGGAGCAGTTCCATATACTTCAACTTTAGCGCTTACAAATGTAACTTTGCCTTATGTATTGCGACTTGCAAACTTGGGATGGCAAAAAGCATGTGAACAAGATGAAACTCTAGCAAAAGGCTTAAATATTGTTAAAGGTAAAATTGTATATGAAGAAATTGCAGAAGCATTCAATTGGAATATTGATGCGATGTAA